One window from the genome of Bradyrhizobium xenonodulans encodes:
- the hypD gene encoding hydrogenase formation protein HypD — protein sequence MKYADEFRDKAIALGLARAIRSEADPQRSYRFMEFCGGHTHAISRYGLEDILPKNVRMIHGPGCPVCVLPAGRIDMAIRLADRPEVILCVYGDLMRVRGSQGASLLKAKARGADVRMVYSTVDAIRIAEENPEREVVFFAIGFETSTPPTAIMIRRAEKRQLENFSVFCNHVRTPPAMQNILESPDIRRVEIDGFVGPAHVSIIIGTETYEVFAEEFGKPVVISGFEPLDMMQAILMLVRQVNEHRNEVENQYSRAVTRDGNPRAKEEVSNIFELRDQFEWRGLGLVPYSGLKLKQTYARFDAEIRFAMNELRVPDNPACECGAILRGVKKPVDCRLFGTVCTPETPVGSCMVSSEGACAAHWTYGRFRDRQQKRAS from the coding sequence GTGAAATACGCGGACGAATTTCGCGACAAGGCAATCGCGCTGGGGTTGGCCAGGGCGATCCGGTCTGAGGCCGATCCGCAGAGGTCCTACCGCTTCATGGAGTTCTGCGGCGGACATACGCATGCGATTTCGCGCTATGGCCTGGAGGACATACTGCCCAAGAACGTGCGGATGATCCACGGCCCCGGCTGTCCCGTCTGCGTGCTGCCGGCGGGACGTATCGACATGGCGATCCGGCTGGCCGATCGGCCGGAGGTGATCCTTTGCGTCTATGGCGATCTGATGCGGGTGCGGGGCTCGCAAGGTGCCTCGCTGTTGAAGGCAAAGGCACGTGGCGCCGACGTCCGTATGGTCTATTCCACGGTCGATGCGATCCGGATCGCGGAAGAGAATCCGGAGCGGGAAGTCGTGTTCTTCGCGATCGGCTTCGAGACCTCGACGCCGCCGACCGCGATCATGATCCGACGTGCCGAGAAGAGGCAGCTCGAAAACTTCAGCGTGTTCTGCAACCACGTGCGGACGCCGCCAGCGATGCAGAACATTTTGGAGAGTCCCGACATCCGCCGCGTCGAGATCGACGGCTTCGTGGGGCCCGCCCATGTCAGCATCATCATTGGCACCGAGACCTACGAGGTCTTTGCAGAGGAATTTGGCAAGCCGGTGGTGATCTCGGGCTTCGAGCCGCTTGACATGATGCAGGCGATTCTGATGCTGGTGCGTCAGGTGAACGAGCACCGGAACGAGGTGGAGAATCAATATAGCCGTGCCGTAACGCGCGATGGGAATCCGCGCGCCAAGGAGGAGGTCTCGAATATTTTCGAGCTGCGGGACCAGTTCGAATGGCGAGGCCTCGGGCTCGTGCCCTATAGCGGATTGAAGCTGAAGCAAACCTACGCCAGATTTGATGCGGAGATACGCTTCGCCATGAACGAGCTACGCGTCCCCGACAATCCGGCCTGCGAATGCGGCGCGATCCTGCGCGGTGTCAAGAAACCGGTCGACTGCAGGCTGTTCGGAACGGTGTGCACGCCCGAGACCCCGGTGGGATCCTGCATGGTCTCCTCGGAAGGCGCATGTGCCGCGCATTGGACCTACGGTCGCTTCCGCGATCGTCAGCAGAAGCGGGCCTCATGA
- the hypF gene encoding carbamoyltransferase HypF, giving the protein MMMSGGAAARDSRRLRLHVRGAVQGVGFRPYVYGLAIRYRLGGFVANDPHGVVIEVEGARAADFVAALPLEKPPLARIDGISVQQIRAVESDEFCIRASEQGKVSTRIVADAATCAQCLSELFNPSSRFHLYPFVNCTHCGPRYTIAERLPYDRRSTAMKHFAMCKACAAEYADPASRRFHAEAIACPLCGPRLSHGIDEVAAEIAGGKIVALKGLGGYQLLCDARDDEAVRRLRQRKQRERKPFAVMVAAVDAVAKIASADATELALLESTARPVVLLTSRRQLAPEIAPDLSRIGVMLPVAPLHHLVFHLLNSAHPRADGSPWVIVATSANPGGEPLVIENDEAERRLAGIADLIVTHDRDIVSRADDSVVSVVAGRAQFIRRARGYVPEPIRLARAVPPVLAVGGALKASVSITRGDEAFVSQHIGDLDTVDGIRFFEETIEHLISTLDVEPAVVAHDLHPNMASTRFAEASGHRLIAVQHHHAHAASVMAEHGIDGPVLALVLDGFGHGSDGGSWGGELLRCEGARFRRIGHLVPLRMPGGDRAAREPWRMAAGVLQALGRGAEIPRRFAAQPLAAGVLALLDQPDVPTTTSAGRMFDAAAGLLGLSTRQSYEGEAAMKLEARVHRTRVAENAWTIEQGVLSLYPLFERLVADAPDPTVGTELFHGTFAAACVDWIACAARETGLTTVVLSGGCFLNAILSEEVQRGCVAVGLNPKLARQVPPNDGGLSLGQAWVAALQMLEQQRLEGNA; this is encoded by the coding sequence ATGATGATGAGCGGCGGAGCCGCAGCGCGCGATAGTCGGAGGCTGCGCCTGCACGTGCGCGGCGCCGTGCAGGGCGTTGGCTTTCGCCCCTATGTCTATGGCCTTGCCATACGCTATCGCCTCGGCGGCTTCGTGGCCAATGACCCGCACGGCGTTGTGATCGAGGTTGAAGGTGCGCGCGCTGCCGATTTCGTCGCTGCGCTGCCGCTGGAGAAACCGCCGCTGGCACGGATCGACGGGATCTCCGTGCAGCAAATCCGCGCGGTTGAAAGCGACGAGTTCTGTATTCGCGCCAGCGAGCAGGGCAAGGTGTCGACGCGGATCGTCGCCGACGCCGCGACTTGTGCCCAGTGCCTGAGCGAGCTGTTCAATCCGAGCAGCCGCTTCCATCTTTACCCCTTCGTCAACTGCACCCATTGCGGTCCGCGCTATACCATTGCCGAGCGGCTGCCATATGACCGTCGCTCCACCGCGATGAAGCATTTCGCGATGTGTAAGGCTTGCGCCGCAGAATATGCCGATCCCGCAAGCCGCCGCTTTCATGCCGAGGCGATCGCCTGTCCATTGTGTGGCCCGCGCTTGAGCCACGGCATCGATGAGGTCGCTGCTGAGATCGCAGGCGGAAAAATCGTCGCGCTCAAGGGACTCGGTGGATATCAGCTCTTGTGCGATGCCCGAGACGACGAGGCGGTGCGGCGTCTGCGGCAGCGGAAGCAGCGGGAGCGGAAGCCGTTTGCGGTCATGGTTGCCGCAGTCGACGCTGTCGCGAAGATCGCAAGCGCGGATGCAACAGAGCTGGCATTGTTGGAGTCAACGGCGCGCCCGGTCGTATTACTGACATCGCGTCGGCAACTTGCGCCGGAAATCGCACCGGACCTGTCGCGGATCGGCGTCATGCTACCGGTCGCGCCGCTGCATCATCTGGTGTTCCATCTGCTGAACTCGGCACACCCGCGTGCGGACGGCTCTCCTTGGGTGATCGTGGCGACGAGCGCCAATCCGGGCGGCGAGCCGCTAGTCATCGAGAATGACGAGGCGGAGCGGCGGCTCGCCGGCATCGCAGACCTGATCGTCACCCATGATCGCGATATCGTCTCGCGTGCTGACGATTCCGTGGTATCGGTCGTTGCCGGCCGCGCGCAATTCATCCGGAGGGCCCGCGGCTATGTTCCCGAGCCGATTCGGTTAGCGCGCGCCGTGCCGCCGGTGCTCGCAGTGGGCGGCGCGCTGAAGGCATCTGTCTCGATTACGCGCGGTGATGAAGCCTTCGTCTCCCAGCACATCGGCGATCTCGATACCGTGGACGGCATTCGCTTCTTCGAGGAGACGATCGAGCACCTGATCTCGACGCTGGATGTCGAGCCGGCCGTCGTGGCGCATGATCTTCACCCCAACATGGCCTCCACCCGCTTTGCCGAGGCGAGCGGTCACAGGCTGATTGCCGTTCAGCACCATCATGCACATGCGGCGTCCGTGATGGCGGAGCACGGTATCGACGGGCCCGTGCTGGCACTGGTTCTTGACGGCTTTGGTCATGGTAGCGACGGCGGGAGTTGGGGCGGCGAGCTCTTGCGGTGTGAGGGCGCGCGCTTCCGGCGGATCGGACATCTAGTGCCGCTCAGGATGCCAGGCGGCGATCGCGCCGCGCGCGAGCCTTGGCGGATGGCTGCCGGCGTGCTTCAGGCGCTCGGGCGTGGCGCGGAGATTCCGCGTCGCTTTGCGGCGCAGCCGTTGGCGGCGGGTGTTTTGGCCCTGCTCGACCAGCCCGACGTGCCAACGACGACCAGCGCCGGCCGGATGTTCGATGCAGCCGCAGGATTGCTAGGACTCTCCACGCGGCAGAGCTATGAAGGCGAAGCCGCGATGAAGCTGGAGGCGCGTGTTCACCGTACACGCGTCGCTGAGAATGCCTGGACAATTGAACAAGGTGTGTTGTCGCTGTATCCGCTGTTTGAACGGCTTGTGGCTGATGCCCCCGATCCGACCGTAGGCACGGAGCTGTTTCATGGCACGTTTGCGGCGGCCTGCGTCGACTGGATCGCCTGCGCGGCACGAGAGACCGGCCTCACCACCGTCGTTTTGAGCGGCGGCTGCTTCCTCAACGCGATCCTGAGCGAGGAGGTGCAGCGCGGCTGCGTCGCTGTCGGCCTCAATCCGAAGCTCGCGCGCCAGGTGCCGCCGAATGACGGCGGCTTGAGCCTCGGCCAAGCCTGGGTTGCCGCTCTTCAAATGCTCGAACAACAAAGGCTGGAAGGAAACGCCTGA
- the hypE gene encoding hydrogenase expression/formation protein HypE, giving the protein MRAHQRKLDIKHGCVDLSHGSGGRAMSQLISGLFHEAFGNEWLARGNDQSAFDVGAGRMVMTTDGYVVSPLFFPGGNIGSLAVHGTVNDIAMAGARPLYLSASFIIEEGFRFSDLKMIADSMGEAAKSAGVHIITGDTKVVERGKADGLFISTAGVGLVPEGLDLSAENARVGDRVLISGTLGDHGVAIMSKRQNLAFETEIVSDSAALHDLVARMVAAGGCGIRLMRDPTRGGLAATLNEIAQQSELGFSLQEEAIPVKQGVAAACELLGLDPLYVANEGKLVAIVSPDVAGAVLAAMRAHPLSRDAADIGEAVPDDHHFVQMTTSFGGGRIVDWLSGEQLPRIC; this is encoded by the coding sequence ATGAGAGCCCATCAGCGCAAGCTCGACATCAAGCACGGCTGCGTCGACCTGTCCCACGGTTCCGGCGGCCGTGCGATGTCGCAGTTGATCTCGGGCCTGTTCCACGAGGCCTTCGGCAACGAATGGCTGGCGCGCGGCAACGATCAATCCGCCTTCGATGTCGGCGCCGGGCGCATGGTGATGACGACTGATGGCTATGTGGTTTCGCCGCTGTTCTTTCCCGGAGGCAATATCGGCTCGCTCGCGGTGCACGGCACCGTCAACGACATCGCCATGGCCGGTGCCCGACCGCTTTATCTGTCTGCGAGTTTCATTATCGAGGAAGGCTTTCGGTTTTCAGACCTCAAGATGATCGCGGACTCCATGGGCGAGGCGGCGAAATCCGCCGGCGTCCATATCATCACCGGCGACACCAAGGTGGTCGAGCGCGGGAAGGCCGACGGCCTGTTCATTTCGACCGCGGGCGTTGGCCTGGTGCCTGAGGGACTCGATCTCTCCGCTGAGAATGCCAGGGTCGGAGACCGGGTGCTGATCTCGGGCACGCTTGGCGATCACGGCGTCGCAATCATGTCAAAGCGCCAGAACCTCGCCTTTGAAACGGAGATCGTCTCGGATTCGGCCGCCCTGCATGATCTGGTCGCCAGGATGGTGGCGGCGGGCGGCTGCGGCATCCGTCTGATGCGAGATCCCACGCGCGGCGGCCTCGCGGCGACATTGAACGAAATTGCCCAGCAGTCCGAACTAGGCTTCAGCCTCCAGGAAGAGGCGATCCCGGTCAAGCAGGGGGTGGCGGCTGCCTGCGAGCTGCTCGGGCTCGATCCGCTCTACGTCGCCAATGAGGGGAAGCTGGTCGCGATCGTGTCGCCTGATGTCGCCGGAGCCGTGCTGGCCGCCATGAGAGCGCATCCGCTCAGTCGCGATGCCGCCGATATCGGTGAAGCGGTGCCGGATGATCATCACTTCGTGCAGATGACGACGAGCTTTGGCGGTGGC
- a CDS encoding HypC/HybG/HupF family hydrogenase formation chaperone has protein sequence MCLAIPAEVTKLLPDDIAVASIDGVSKEVSVALIEDLAVGDYVIIHVGYALTKIDPDEARRTLELMRELSTGEQGAMQ, from the coding sequence ATGTGTCTCGCCATACCTGCAGAGGTGACAAAGCTCCTTCCCGACGACATAGCCGTCGCCTCGATCGACGGCGTCAGCAAGGAGGTTTCGGTGGCGCTGATCGAAGATCTTGCCGTCGGCGACTACGTCATCATCCATGTCGGCTATGCCCTGACCAAGATCGATCCGGATGAGGCGAGGCGGACACTGGAGCTCATGCGTGAGCTCAGCACCGGAGAGCAGGGAGCAATGCAGTGA